AAGGGAAAAAACTAGTAGTGAGATTACAGCAATGATTAGAAGTGAAGTTGTAAACATCCCTGGGGCAAAGATTACTGTAGAAGAGGATGAAGGTGGTCCTGCTGGTGGAGCAGATATAAGTGTTGAAGTAAGGGGAGATGACCTAGATAGCCTAGAAGCAGTTGCAAATGACTTTAAAGAAATCATAGCTAATATAGAAGGAACTAAAGAAGTGTTTACTACTTTAGAAGGTGGTAGACCAGAACTTCAAATAGAAGTTAATAAGGAAAAGGCAGCCACATTAGGCTTAAGTGTATCAGATGTATCTAGGCAAATAAGAAATACAATCCAAGGCATAACTATATCTGAGTTTAAACAAAATGATGAAGAGATAGATATAATAATAAAAAATTATAAGGATGAGTTTAAAACTCTAAAAGATTTAGAGAAGATATATATAACTTCTAATAATGGTGAAAAAGTACCATTTACAACAGTTGCAAGTATAAAAGAAGATATAGGTCTATCTAAGATAGAACATGATGATTTAGACAGAATAGTAAAAATAGAAGGTAATGTAGAAGGTATAACTGCAAGTGAGGTAATTAACCAATTTAAAGAGGAAATAACAGATTATCCCCTACCAAAGGGAATAACCATATCCTATGGTGGTGAGACAGAACACGTTACAGAGATCTTTACTCAGTTGATTTCCAATATGACAGTGGCTGTATTATTGGTATTTATCATATTAGCAGTACAATTTAACTCCCTATCTCAACCATTAGTAATATTAGCATCTGTACCATTAGCCATAATAGGTGTAATGGTAGGGCTTATAATAACTAATAATAACTTCGGTGTCTATGGATTTATGGGAGTAGTATCCTTAGTAGGTATAGCCGTTAATGATGCCATAGTATTGGTTGATTATACTAACTATTTAAGAAAAAATGGCCACAGCCTATTAGATGCTATTAGGGAAGCAGGAAAGACCAGATTTCTACCAGTATTTGCAACATCGATAACTACTATAGGGGGAATATTACCTTTATCCATAAAGAGTGCTGAATATGGTGAAATGGGTTACGCCTTAATATTTGGATTAGTTGCTTCTACTGTACTGACTCTAGTAATAATTCCAATAATATATTCTTTACTAGAGGAATTTAAAATATTTAGGTCAAATAAGAAGAAAGGGAGAGTAGAAAATGAAGAAGTTTAAGATGGGTGCAATGGTCGCATTAACTATAGGATTACTATTTAGTATCACAGGTTGTGGGGCAAAACAAGCGGAGGCGGAAGTTGCTCAAAAGAAAGTTGTGCCAGTGGAAGTAGTGGAATTAGGTACATCTACAGTTACAGAAGAATATGATTCCTTTGGAAAAACATATGCATTAGAAGAAACTACTGTGTCAGCTAAGACTAAAGGTGAAATAAAGAATATAAACTTTAATGTGGGAGATAAGATAAGTAAGGGGGATATCCTTTATGTTGTAGATAGTGATACCCTTGTAAATAGCTATGATATGCAAATTAGCTCATTAGAAAAGTCTATTAAGAATTTAGAACTTCAATATAATGATGCCCTTAGAACTTACAATAATACTAAGACCTTATATGAAAATAGTGCAGCTTCTAAAAACGATTTAGATAATACCCAGTCTCAATTAAATCAAATTAAATTGAACTTAGATCAATCAAAAAAGGATTTGGAATTAAATAAAAGAGAGAGAGAACTATCCATTGGAGATACTATAGTGAAGAGTCCTATAAGTGGTATTGTTGCTGAGAAGAATATAGAAGTTGGAGAAATGGCAGGAAATGCTGACTTTAAAATAGTTAATTTAAACAAAATAAATATTAAAGTTAATGTGGCAGAAAATGTGGTAAACAGAATTAATGAGGGAGACCATGTGGATGTATATATAGAATCGTTAAACGCAAACTATAATGGAACAATAAGTTCCATAAGCCCCATAGGAACAGGAAATAACTCAACATATCCTGTAGAAATAGAAGTTGTAAATGAAGGTTATAAAATAAGAACGGGAATGTTTGCACAGGCTAATTTTAAAATAGCAAATCTTCAAGACCAAATTCAAGTACCTAAGAAATCTATCTTAAAAGCTCAAAAGGAAGATTATGTATATGTAGTAGATATGGAAAATAATATGCCTAAGAAAATAGTTGTGGAGACGGGAATAGTAAGCAACGGATTAGTTCAAGTTAAAAATGGATTAAAGGCAGGAGATATATTAGTTGTAACAGGTCAAGAATATGTGGATGAAAAAAGTGAAGTTAAGATAGTAAACTAATTGGAGGAAACTATGCTTATAAGAACGAGGCTTATACTTTCACACATAGGGGTGATTCTCATCCCTATGATTCTCAAATATTAAATGAAGAGAGAGGGGGACTTGTGTGAAGAAAATATTGATTATTGAAGATGATGTAAGTATTGCCAAATTAGAAAAGGACTATTTAGAAATTCATGGCTATGATGTAGAAATAGAAACAAGTGGCCAAAAGGGTCTAGATAGGGCATTAAAGGAAGAGTTTGATTTAATAATATTAGATTTGATGCTTCCAGAAATTGATGGATTTAAAATATGCAAGTCCTTTAGAACAAATATAGATATTCCCATACTTATGGTTTCTGCTAAGGGAGAGGGAGTAGACAAAATAAGGGGATTAGGTCTTGGTGCGGATGATTATATAACTAAGCCTTTTAGTCCAAGTGAATTGGTGGCTAGAGTTAAAGCTCATCTTGGAAGATATGAACGCCTTACCAGTAAGAGTGTAAGTAATAATAAAAATATAGAGATAAATGGATTAGTTATAGATAATTACTCAAAACGAGCTTATGTAAACGACAAGGAAGTAAATCTTTCCTCTAAGGAATTTGACATATTAGAGCTATTAGGTAAAAATCCTAATAGGGTCTTTAGTAAGGAAGAAATATTTGAGAGAATATGGGGATTAGATTCCTTTGGAGATATATCCACAGTAACAGTTCACATAAGAAAGATAAGAGAAAAAATTGAACTAGACCCATCTAATCCGCAATACATAGAAACTTTATGGGGTCTTGGATATAGGATAAAAACCAAAAATAACTAGGAGAAATTATCCTAGTTATTTTTATTATATAGATATCATGAGCGTAAACTTAACACTATAATTTTCCAACTACGAAATCAGTAACCGTCCTAAGTGTTTGGTTCGTAGTTTTTCTTTTCCTCTTATGGAACCCACTTCTTTTACATATTTTTTCAAATATATCAATGGGTTCATCTATATTTTTCTTTACATCGGTTATAATTCTATTAATCT
The sequence above is a segment of the Anaeromicrobium sediminis genome. Coding sequences within it:
- a CDS encoding efflux RND transporter periplasmic adaptor subunit — encoded protein: MKKFKMGAMVALTIGLLFSITGCGAKQAEAEVAQKKVVPVEVVELGTSTVTEEYDSFGKTYALEETTVSAKTKGEIKNINFNVGDKISKGDILYVVDSDTLVNSYDMQISSLEKSIKNLELQYNDALRTYNNTKTLYENSAASKNDLDNTQSQLNQIKLNLDQSKKDLELNKRERELSIGDTIVKSPISGIVAEKNIEVGEMAGNADFKIVNLNKINIKVNVAENVVNRINEGDHVDVYIESLNANYNGTISSISPIGTGNNSTYPVEIEVVNEGYKIRTGMFAQANFKIANLQDQIQVPKKSILKAQKEDYVYVVDMENNMPKKIVVETGIVSNGLVQVKNGLKAGDILVVTGQEYVDEKSEVKIVN
- a CDS encoding response regulator transcription factor, whose translation is MKKILIIEDDVSIAKLEKDYLEIHGYDVEIETSGQKGLDRALKEEFDLIILDLMLPEIDGFKICKSFRTNIDIPILMVSAKGEGVDKIRGLGLGADDYITKPFSPSELVARVKAHLGRYERLTSKSVSNNKNIEINGLVIDNYSKRAYVNDKEVNLSSKEFDILELLGKNPNRVFSKEEIFERIWGLDSFGDISTVTVHIRKIREKIELDPSNPQYIETLWGLGYRIKTKNN